In one window of Poriferisphaera corsica DNA:
- a CDS encoding vWA domain-containing protein produces MPGFYVLSSSLLFFLFVPLVVMYFLKMRRQQVEVPSLVLWRKVLADQRVNSPFQRFKKHLLLLLQLLLLAVLILAAMQPYIEGDRASFKNVPILIDHSASMGARSYDGSQTRLEEMVEKVERIIDNLQTDQRVCLIAFADSARKLTDFTNNKRLLLAELEKLTVWDVESEVEDAIRMVEAMRQREKFDRVLMYTDGNVPEQVKVKVSFDLNLHRVDRGGMNVGLTALSAKQNEDGEWEIFANIESSGSGTMTGEMKVMLGGELIVKQAYSVAANEPDRVTIGLPVIEDGLVEVVLIPDGFDSLDADNKAYLAIKPTRNLVVGVSEGLDVMSRAMRRLDDVEFHVIDGREAIQPRYDLAVLSAVDRREEINADVTVIMGGIPKSLHGLLKITGEDDGDYVAASMKQSELLRHIYLESAVFVNRVRYGSYENGESVREEDLEERGWEVLADGSEAPLVLRARLQGKLIYAMLFDMSDSTLPFTPTPPMIAENLKQIAKYRAGLLELNGQKTGVLDAIHLLDKERSYTVAGPKNVVVSSETDVSGTLSGVEAKYSGMYQLRGSNRLLGASLLSEKETNLSIVDTIRFEEHDAIAVTKDVVIDKPIWYWFAIAGLAFLIIEWWFYQRKPGGWSRQLG; encoded by the coding sequence ATGCCTGGCTTCTATGTTCTAAGTTCAAGTTTGCTATTTTTCCTGTTTGTGCCGCTTGTTGTGATGTATTTCCTGAAGATGAGGCGACAGCAAGTTGAAGTCCCATCATTGGTGTTGTGGCGAAAGGTGTTGGCTGATCAGCGGGTTAACAGTCCGTTTCAGCGTTTTAAAAAGCATTTATTGCTATTGCTACAATTGTTGTTGCTGGCTGTCCTGATATTGGCAGCGATGCAGCCATATATCGAGGGGGATCGGGCTAGTTTTAAGAACGTACCTATTCTGATTGATCATTCGGCAAGTATGGGGGCTCGTTCATATGATGGTAGTCAAACGCGGCTAGAAGAAATGGTCGAAAAGGTTGAGCGTATTATTGATAATCTGCAGACTGATCAACGGGTTTGCCTGATCGCGTTTGCGGATTCTGCGCGTAAGCTGACTGATTTTACTAATAACAAACGATTACTTTTAGCAGAGTTGGAGAAGCTTACTGTTTGGGATGTTGAGAGCGAAGTTGAAGATGCGATTCGAATGGTAGAAGCGATGCGTCAGCGTGAGAAGTTTGATCGTGTTCTTATGTATACCGATGGCAATGTGCCAGAACAGGTGAAGGTTAAGGTGTCTTTCGATCTTAATTTACATCGAGTTGATCGAGGCGGGATGAATGTTGGATTGACCGCACTGAGTGCAAAGCAAAATGAGGATGGAGAATGGGAGATTTTTGCCAATATTGAATCCAGTGGATCTGGAACAATGACGGGTGAAATGAAGGTGATGCTTGGGGGTGAATTGATCGTCAAGCAGGCGTATTCAGTTGCGGCGAATGAGCCTGATCGCGTGACCATTGGATTGCCTGTTATTGAAGATGGGCTTGTTGAAGTTGTGTTGATACCCGATGGTTTTGATTCTTTGGATGCTGATAATAAAGCGTACTTAGCGATCAAGCCAACGCGAAATCTTGTAGTGGGTGTAAGTGAAGGCTTGGATGTGATGTCACGAGCTATGCGCCGATTAGATGATGTAGAGTTTCATGTGATTGATGGCCGTGAAGCGATTCAGCCCCGTTATGATCTAGCGGTGTTAAGTGCAGTTGATCGTAGGGAAGAGATTAATGCTGATGTGACGGTCATTATGGGCGGGATACCGAAATCATTGCATGGATTACTGAAAATTACGGGTGAAGATGATGGGGATTATGTTGCAGCTTCGATGAAGCAATCAGAGTTATTACGCCATATCTATCTGGAAAGTGCGGTGTTTGTAAACCGTGTTCGGTATGGCTCATATGAAAACGGTGAGTCAGTACGGGAAGAGGACCTTGAGGAGCGTGGCTGGGAAGTTTTGGCAGATGGTAGTGAGGCGCCTCTGGTATTACGGGCGCGCCTTCAGGGTAAGCTGATATATGCCATGCTATTTGATATGTCGGACTCAACATTACCTTTTACGCCGACGCCGCCAATGATTGCTGAAAATCTTAAGCAGATCGCTAAGTATCGAGCTGGGTTGCTTGAATTGAATGGCCAAAAAACAGGTGTTCTCGATGCGATCCATCTTCTGGATAAAGAGCGCAGCTACACCGTCGCGGGGCCGAAGAATGTCGTTGTGTCTTCAGAGACAGATGTTAGTGGTACTCTCTCTGGAGTTGAAGCGAAATACTCCGGGATGTATCAGCTTAGAGGATCAAATCGGTTGTTGGGCGCAAGTTTATTAAGTGAGAAAGAAACAAACCTGTCTATCGTTGATACGAT